Proteins encoded in a region of the Acidobacteriota bacterium genome:
- a CDS encoding peptidylprolyl isomerase has protein sequence MRAGILVLLLSAAAAPAASAQPPVQSPYSAEEMRGKQAVVETTLGQFVIQLLPDVAPNHVGFFMKQARDGAYAKTLFHYVLKNAVIQGGDPNTKDPAKAADYGQGGFHQLAREENDQKHTSGAVSTVRDLSMPASGGAQFFVCVTDQPDFDGKYDVFGRVVEGMEVVQAISAAEASAAGLPKARVEITNITIRDTPPEPFVNDTPADLAGYKAVIETTMGHIELEMLPKVAPETVRQFLRLAQAKIFDGIKVHRIVPNFVIQTGALNFRATPLTGAQRRLVHPLKPEFNDTTHVPGVVSMAHGDDPASATTSFFICTGQCRGLDGKFTAFARVISGMDVVRTIATVSVEGETPRQDIVMKQVRVEKR, from the coding sequence ATGCGCGCCGGGATCCTCGTCCTGTTGCTGTCCGCTGCGGCCGCTCCCGCGGCCTCGGCCCAACCGCCGGTCCAGTCGCCGTACTCGGCGGAGGAGATGAGAGGGAAGCAGGCCGTCGTCGAGACGACGCTGGGGCAGTTCGTCATCCAGCTCCTCCCCGACGTGGCGCCGAACCACGTCGGCTTCTTCATGAAGCAGGCGCGCGACGGCGCGTACGCCAAGACCCTGTTCCACTACGTGTTGAAGAACGCCGTCATCCAGGGCGGCGATCCCAACACGAAGGACCCGGCGAAGGCCGCCGACTACGGACAGGGCGGGTTTCACCAGCTCGCCCGCGAGGAGAACGACCAGAAGCACACGTCGGGCGCCGTCTCGACGGTGCGCGATCTGTCGATGCCGGCGAGCGGCGGCGCGCAGTTCTTCGTGTGCGTGACGGATCAGCCCGACTTCGACGGCAAGTACGACGTGTTCGGCCGCGTCGTGGAGGGCATGGAGGTCGTGCAGGCGATCTCGGCGGCCGAGGCCAGCGCGGCCGGCCTGCCGAAGGCGCGCGTGGAGATCACGAACATCACGATTCGCGATACGCCGCCGGAGCCGTTCGTCAACGACACGCCGGCCGATCTCGCCGGCTACAAGGCGGTGATCGAGACCACCATGGGCCACATCGAGCTGGAGATGCTGCCGAAGGTCGCGCCCGAGACGGTGCGGCAGTTCCTCCGCCTCGCCCAGGCGAAGATCTTCGACGGCATCAAGGTCCACCGCATCGTGCCGAACTTCGTGATCCAGACCGGCGCGCTCAACTTCCGGGCGACGCCGCTCACCGGCGCGCAGCGCCGGCTCGTGCATCCCCTCAAGCCGGAGTTCAACGACACGACCCACGTGCCCGGCGTCGTCTCGATGGCGCACGGCGACGATCCGGCCAGCGCGACCACGTCGTTCTTCATCTGTACCGGCCAGTGCCGCGGCCTCGACGGGAAGTTCACCGCCTTCGCCCGCGTGATCAGCGGCATGGACGTCGTCCGCACGATCGCGACGGTGTCGGTCGAGGGCGAGACGCCGCGGCAGGACATCGTGATGAAGCAGGTCAGGGTCGAGAAGCGCTAG
- a CDS encoding glutamate-1-semialdehyde 2,1-aminomutase produces MSSQSLFDRARLTAPGGVHSPVRAFRSVGGTPVFFASAAGPRLTDVSAVSYIDFCMSFGPLILGHRDPVVRDAVARSLEDGWSFGACEPYSLALAEWILARVPWVERLRFVSSGTEAVMSALRVARAATGRSTILKFEGCYHGHADGLLVRAGSGLAGRTAATSAGVPDGTLAHTVVAPLDDDAAVALAFEQHGEDLAAVIVEPVPANYGLLPQRPEWLTMLAEACRANGTLLILDEVITGFRTGLAGAAGAFEITPDLVCYGKVIGGGFPVAAYGGRADLMALVAPDGPVYQAGTLSANPVGMRAGLATLEEMTRRDGWTVLEHRADQFVRELGAALAEVSSDLHVVRHASLFWIRRGSAEPVRRPDRIGADHAEWFARFFHAALARGVYLPPSAYEVSFLSMVHDQATLEQARAVLAQAARDAEP; encoded by the coding sequence ATGAGCAGCCAGTCGCTGTTCGATCGCGCGCGGCTCACCGCGCCCGGCGGCGTGCACAGCCCGGTCCGCGCCTTTCGCAGCGTCGGCGGCACGCCGGTGTTCTTCGCGTCAGCCGCCGGCCCGCGCCTCACCGACGTTTCGGCCGTGAGCTACATCGATTTCTGCATGAGCTTCGGGCCGCTCATCCTCGGCCACCGCGATCCCGTCGTTCGCGATGCCGTCGCGCGCAGCCTCGAGGACGGCTGGTCGTTCGGCGCGTGCGAGCCGTATTCGCTCGCGCTCGCCGAGTGGATCCTCGCGCGCGTGCCCTGGGTCGAGCGGCTGCGCTTCGTCTCGTCCGGCACCGAGGCGGTGATGTCGGCGCTGCGCGTCGCTCGCGCGGCGACCGGCCGCTCGACGATCCTGAAGTTCGAGGGGTGCTATCACGGCCATGCCGACGGCCTGCTCGTGCGCGCGGGCAGCGGCCTCGCCGGCCGGACCGCGGCGACGAGCGCCGGCGTTCCGGACGGCACGCTCGCCCACACCGTCGTCGCGCCGCTCGACGACGACGCGGCGGTGGCGCTCGCGTTCGAGCAGCACGGCGAGGATCTCGCGGCCGTGATCGTCGAGCCGGTGCCGGCCAACTACGGCCTGCTGCCGCAGCGGCCGGAGTGGCTCACGATGCTCGCCGAGGCGTGCCGCGCGAACGGCACGCTGCTCATCCTGGACGAAGTGATCACCGGATTCCGCACCGGTCTGGCCGGCGCGGCGGGTGCGTTCGAGATCACGCCGGATCTCGTCTGCTACGGGAAGGTCATCGGCGGCGGGTTTCCCGTCGCCGCGTACGGCGGCCGCGCGGACCTGATGGCGCTCGTCGCGCCGGACGGTCCCGTGTATCAGGCCGGCACGCTCAGCGCGAATCCCGTCGGCATGCGGGCCGGCCTGGCGACGCTCGAGGAGATGACGCGGCGCGACGGCTGGACCGTGCTCGAGCACCGGGCGGACCAGTTCGTCCGCGAGCTCGGTGCGGCACTGGCCGAGGTCTCGTCCGATTTGCACGTCGTGCGCCACGCCTCGCTGTTCTGGATCCGCCGCGGTTCGGCGGAACCGGTGCGACGGCCCGACCGGATCGGCGCGGATCACGCCGAGTGGTTCGCGCGGTTCTTCCACGCCGCGCTCGCGCGCGGCGTCTACCTGCCGCCGTCGGCCTATGAAGTGAGCTTCCTGTCGATGGTGCACGACCAGGCCACGCTCGAGCAGGCGCGCGCCGTGCTCGCTCAGGCGGCCAGGGACGCCGAGCCATGA
- the hemB gene encoding porphobilinogen synthase has protein sequence MASSRDTLNAAAPAWSRLRLRQTAHLRDLVAETSFSVAQLVQPVFVDEALTGSEPIPGLGDNARHGRASALDAIARDLDAGVTHFLLFAVPSAKREHALEFGHAARTVESIVSRFGDRLHLWVDICLCSSTTHGHCAVLEPGGGIDLGATLDALTRASVSVADAGAHGVSPSDMMDGRTAAIRAGLDAAGHGRVPIMSYSTKFASQFYGPFRVAADSAPQFGNRRHYQIDVRSRRDAIGSSLRCAEEGADLLMVKPAMTSLDLIGPIGDATGAPVGAYQVSGEYASLLALAERGFADFDAAFAETLHVLRRAGAAFIITYGARRARAAGLA, from the coding sequence ATGGCTTCGTCACGTGACACCCTGAACGCCGCCGCGCCAGCGTGGTCGCGGCTTCGCCTCCGGCAAACGGCGCATCTCCGCGACCTGGTCGCCGAGACGTCCTTCTCCGTCGCGCAGCTCGTTCAGCCGGTGTTCGTGGACGAAGCGCTGACCGGGAGCGAGCCCATCCCCGGGCTCGGCGACAACGCCCGGCACGGCCGCGCATCGGCGCTCGACGCCATTGCCCGTGATCTCGACGCGGGCGTGACGCACTTCCTGCTCTTCGCCGTGCCGTCCGCGAAGCGCGAACACGCGCTCGAGTTCGGCCACGCGGCCCGCACCGTCGAGTCGATCGTCTCGAGATTCGGCGATCGCCTCCATCTCTGGGTGGACATCTGCCTCTGCTCGTCGACGACGCACGGGCACTGCGCGGTGCTCGAACCGGGGGGCGGGATCGATCTCGGCGCGACGCTCGACGCGCTCACCCGCGCATCGGTGAGCGTCGCCGACGCCGGCGCCCACGGCGTCAGCCCGAGCGACATGATGGACGGCCGCACGGCGGCGATTCGCGCCGGGCTCGACGCGGCCGGCCATGGCCGCGTGCCGATCATGAGCTACAGCACGAAATTCGCGAGCCAGTTCTACGGACCCTTCCGCGTGGCGGCCGACTCGGCGCCGCAGTTCGGCAATCGCCGGCACTATCAGATCGACGTGCGCTCCCGCCGCGACGCGATCGGCTCCAGCCTCCGGTGCGCCGAGGAGGGCGCCGACCTGCTCATGGTCAAGCCGGCGATGACGTCGCTCGATCTCATCGGCCCGATCGGCGACGCGACGGGCGCGCCGGTCGGCGCGTACCAGGTGAGCGGCGAGTATGCGAGCCTCCTCGCGCTCGCCGAACGCGGCTTCGCGGACTTCGACGCGGCGTTCGCCGAAACGCTCCACGTGCTCCGCCGCGCCGGCGCGGCGTTCATCATCACCTACGGCGCGCGGCGCGCGCGCGCGGCCGGCCTGGCATGA
- the hemN gene encoding oxygen-independent coproporphyrinogen III oxidase, translated as MNRTDLFAKYDLPVPRYTSYPTVPQWHATPTPDEWVDSLTRAASADNGSIAIYVHLPFCESLCSYCGCNTVITRDHGREGPYVDLVLAELDLYLSRVPSLAQTPMREIHLGGGTPTFLSSGSLVRLIDGLIGRLSAGAEFIGAVEVDPRVTTIEQLETMRARGFRRISLGVQDIDPEVQHLVNRHQPVELTATLCAAARDLGYESLNVDLIYGLPGQTPESMTRLVPEIVRLAPDRLAVYSFARVPWIKPAQRRFRDDQIPTGAEKRRLYEIVRDGLLEAGYLEIGLDHFARPHDSLAVAAARGTLHRNFMGYTDVHTTTMVALGVSGISETDDCYHQNEKVLTRYEERVRAGEIPTHRGHRLSPEDRRRRAGIASLMNTLCADLSPADLEASAGRLAELADDGLLDVRGHRLIVRPEGRPFLRNIAAAIFDEYAQLDRQRTGPLYSTSA; from the coding sequence ATGAACCGCACGGATCTGTTCGCCAAGTACGACCTGCCGGTCCCCCGGTACACGAGCTATCCGACCGTGCCGCAATGGCACGCCACGCCGACACCCGACGAGTGGGTCGACTCGCTCACCCGTGCGGCGTCCGCCGACAACGGATCGATCGCCATCTACGTCCACCTGCCGTTCTGCGAATCGCTCTGCAGCTACTGCGGCTGCAACACGGTCATCACGCGCGACCACGGGCGCGAGGGGCCGTACGTCGATCTGGTGCTGGCCGAGCTCGACCTGTATCTGTCGCGCGTGCCGTCCCTCGCGCAGACGCCGATGCGCGAGATCCATCTCGGCGGCGGCACGCCGACCTTTCTCTCGTCCGGCTCGCTCGTGCGGCTAATCGACGGCCTCATCGGACGGCTCTCGGCCGGCGCCGAGTTCATCGGCGCGGTCGAGGTGGACCCGCGAGTCACGACCATCGAGCAGCTCGAGACCATGCGCGCGCGCGGGTTCCGCCGGATCTCGCTCGGCGTGCAGGACATCGATCCGGAAGTGCAGCACCTCGTGAACCGGCATCAGCCGGTCGAGCTGACGGCCACGCTCTGCGCGGCCGCGCGCGATCTCGGCTACGAGTCGCTGAACGTCGATCTGATCTACGGGCTGCCAGGACAGACGCCCGAATCGATGACGCGGCTCGTGCCCGAGATCGTCCGGCTCGCGCCGGATCGGCTGGCCGTCTACAGCTTCGCGCGCGTGCCCTGGATCAAGCCGGCGCAGCGCCGCTTCCGCGACGACCAGATCCCGACCGGCGCGGAGAAGCGGCGGCTCTACGAGATCGTGCGCGACGGGCTGCTCGAGGCGGGCTACCTCGAGATTGGCCTCGATCACTTCGCGCGCCCGCACGACTCGCTGGCCGTGGCGGCCGCCCGCGGCACGCTGCACCGCAACTTCATGGGCTACACGGACGTCCACACGACGACGATGGTCGCGCTCGGCGTGAGCGGCATCTCCGAGACGGACGATTGCTATCACCAGAACGAGAAGGTGCTCACGCGGTACGAGGAGCGCGTGCGCGCCGGCGAGATCCCGACACATCGCGGCCACCGGCTCTCGCCCGAGGATCGGCGGCGGCGCGCCGGCATCGCCTCGCTCATGAACACGCTCTGCGCCGATCTTTCGCCGGCCGATCTCGAGGCGAGCGCCGGCCGGCTCGCCGAGCTGGCCGACGACGGCCTGCTCGACGTGCGCGGCCATCGCCTGATCGTGCGGCCGGAGGGGCGGCCGTTCCTGCGCAACATCGCCGCCGCGATCTTCGACGAGTACGCGCAGCTCGATCGACAGCGCACCGGGCCGCTGTACTCGACCTCGGCCTGA
- a CDS encoding FAD-dependent oxidoreductase, giving the protein MRAARVVGGGLSGLAAASHLSDAGFEVEVVEASGRPGGLIETLRTPDGLVECAANAFVWTETTARWFQRLGLTPAFPGPLSRRRFVFRSGRPRRWPLGIAESLSMAARGVAALGTRRTRPHERESVAAWSARVVGRGATEWLVGPALQGIYGAPADRLCARVIIGRERPPRYQGQRLAAPEGGMGQFIDALVNDLERRGVTIRLGHDVNHLAADVPTVIATSAPPAAALVASHAPALADAIRRVSMTSIVTTTAFFAPHPDDAHGFGVLFPRSTGVEALGVLFNADVFAGRSALRSETWIYRTTGAAATLPSGETIMTVLAADRERLTGRRDAPVSWRIVRRPDALPIYSCDVLDVAARVPDCPPWLALAGNYLGRIGVAALLEGSEAAAARLIAASASRP; this is encoded by the coding sequence ATGCGCGCCGCGCGCGTCGTCGGCGGCGGGCTGAGCGGGCTGGCCGCAGCCTCGCACCTGTCGGATGCCGGATTCGAGGTCGAGGTCGTCGAGGCGTCGGGCCGGCCCGGCGGGCTGATCGAAACGCTTCGCACGCCCGACGGCCTCGTCGAGTGCGCCGCCAACGCGTTCGTCTGGACCGAGACGACCGCGCGATGGTTCCAGCGGCTCGGCCTGACGCCGGCGTTCCCCGGGCCGCTCTCCCGCCGGCGCTTCGTGTTCCGAAGCGGCCGGCCGCGGCGATGGCCGCTCGGCATCGCCGAGTCGCTGTCCATGGCCGCACGCGGCGTCGCCGCGCTCGGCACGCGGCGCACGCGGCCGCACGAGCGCGAGAGCGTCGCGGCCTGGAGCGCGCGGGTCGTCGGCCGGGGCGCCACCGAGTGGCTCGTCGGCCCGGCCCTGCAAGGCATCTACGGCGCGCCGGCGGATCGTCTCTGCGCGCGCGTGATCATCGGCCGGGAGCGCCCGCCTCGCTATCAAGGCCAGCGGCTGGCCGCGCCCGAGGGAGGTATGGGCCAGTTCATCGACGCGCTCGTGAACGATCTCGAGCGGCGAGGCGTCACGATCCGGCTCGGCCATGACGTGAACCACCTCGCCGCAGACGTCCCGACGGTGATCGCGACGAGCGCGCCGCCGGCCGCGGCGCTCGTGGCGTCGCACGCGCCGGCGCTGGCGGATGCGATTCGGCGCGTGAGCATGACGTCGATCGTGACCACGACGGCGTTCTTCGCGCCGCATCCGGACGACGCGCACGGCTTCGGCGTGCTGTTTCCGCGCTCGACGGGCGTCGAGGCGCTGGGCGTGCTGTTCAACGCCGACGTGTTCGCCGGCCGGAGCGCGCTGCGATCGGAAACGTGGATCTATCGGACGACCGGCGCCGCGGCGACGCTGCCTTCCGGCGAGACGATCATGACGGTGCTGGCTGCCGATCGCGAGCGGCTGACCGGGCGCCGCGACGCCCCAGTCTCGTGGCGGATCGTCCGCCGGCCCGACGCGCTGCCGATCTACTCGTGCGATGTGCTCGACGTCGCTGCGCGCGTGCCGGACTGCCCGCCGTGGCTCGCGCTGGCGGGCAACTACCTCGGCAGGATCGGCGTGGCGGCGCTCCTCGAGGGATCGGAGGCGGCCGCCGCGCGGCTGATCGCCGCTAGCGCTTCTCGACCCTGA
- a CDS encoding response regulator transcription factor gives MMPRVLLVEDDESLGRTLTERLQKERLDVVWATTVASATTALKEGGWDLAILDVRLPDGSGFGLARQIKRTSLTPVMFMTALNSAENRLEGFETGADEYLPKPFHLKEFILRVRHVLATQHVPDVVRTHGREIDLRALTVTTPGGERAFLQVRDGQVLKLLIAAAPAAVDRSAILDRVWGRDQFPTPRAVDNTIVRLRQALQDDGGHFIRSVRGVGYQWTPDPEAT, from the coding sequence CTGATGCCGCGCGTGTTGCTCGTCGAAGACGACGAGTCGCTCGGCCGCACGCTGACCGAGCGGCTCCAGAAGGAACGGCTGGACGTCGTGTGGGCCACGACCGTGGCGAGCGCGACGACCGCGCTCAAGGAAGGCGGGTGGGACTTGGCGATTCTCGACGTCCGGCTGCCCGATGGATCCGGCTTCGGGCTGGCGCGCCAGATCAAGCGGACGTCGCTCACGCCCGTCATGTTCATGACGGCGCTCAACTCCGCGGAGAACCGGCTCGAGGGCTTCGAGACCGGCGCCGACGAGTACCTGCCGAAGCCGTTTCACCTGAAGGAGTTCATCCTCCGGGTTCGGCACGTGCTCGCGACGCAGCACGTCCCGGACGTCGTGCGCACGCACGGCCGCGAGATCGATCTGCGTGCGCTCACGGTGACGACGCCGGGCGGCGAGCGCGCGTTCCTGCAGGTGCGCGACGGCCAGGTGCTGAAGCTGCTGATCGCCGCGGCGCCGGCCGCCGTCGATCGATCCGCGATTCTCGACCGCGTGTGGGGACGCGATCAGTTCCCGACGCCGCGGGCGGTGGACAACACCATCGTCCGCCTGCGGCAGGCGCTGCAGGACGATGGCGGGCACTTCATTCGGTCGGTCCGCGGCGTGGGCTATCAATGGACGCCCGATCCGGAGGCGACATGA
- a CDS encoding HAMP domain-containing histidine kinase: MTGGPIGSRVHYVIAICWLVATVSLASWWLALGLSLSPTTAMHRMFLWEGGAFIALLVAGGTTIVLAIRREHLRRQSLETFFMSFTHDLKTSLARVQLEADGLREDWPEALPSEALDRLLHDIVRLQIQLENSLFVAQPDGRLLSERIDVRTAVARLALDWPDLSIAVEGDALVLVDARAFDAVLRNLLQNAAVHGGARHVRIRVEPQDRGSVRLTVEDDGRGVPAEVLAGLGQPFARVGRTGGTGIGLFVCGRLVARMHGALQFLSPSAGQGLTVRMELPGAS; the protein is encoded by the coding sequence ATGACGGGCGGGCCGATCGGCAGCCGGGTGCACTACGTGATCGCCATCTGCTGGCTCGTCGCGACGGTGTCGCTGGCCTCGTGGTGGCTGGCCCTCGGGCTCTCGCTATCGCCGACGACCGCGATGCACCGCATGTTCCTCTGGGAGGGCGGCGCGTTCATCGCCCTGCTCGTCGCCGGCGGCACGACGATCGTGCTGGCGATCCGGCGTGAGCACCTCCGCCGCCAGTCGCTCGAGACGTTCTTCATGTCGTTCACCCACGACTTGAAGACCTCGCTCGCGCGGGTCCAGCTCGAGGCCGACGGTCTCCGTGAGGACTGGCCCGAGGCGCTGCCGAGCGAGGCGCTCGATCGGCTGCTGCACGACATCGTGCGGCTCCAGATTCAGCTCGAGAACTCGCTGTTCGTGGCGCAGCCGGACGGCCGGCTGCTCAGCGAGCGCATCGACGTGCGCACGGCGGTGGCGCGGCTCGCGCTCGACTGGCCCGATCTCTCGATCGCCGTCGAGGGCGACGCGCTCGTCCTCGTGGACGCGCGCGCGTTCGACGCCGTGCTGCGCAACCTCCTGCAGAACGCCGCCGTGCACGGCGGCGCGCGGCACGTCCGCATCCGCGTCGAGCCGCAGGATCGCGGCAGCGTGCGGCTGACGGTCGAGGACGACGGCCGCGGCGTGCCGGCGGAAGTGCTCGCCGGCCTCGGCCAGCCGTTCGCGCGCGTCGGCCGCACGGGCGGCACGGGCATCGGGCTGTTCGTCTGCGGCAGGCTCGTGGCGCGCATGCACGGCGCCCTGCAGTTCCTCTCGCCGTCGGCCGGCCAAGGGCTGACGGTGCGCATGGAGCTGCCAGGGGCGTCCTGA
- a CDS encoding uroporphyrinogen decarboxylase: protein MSHPFLAALEGRVQAVPPIWCMRQAGRYQRAYQQFRQQHSFETLCREPELAAQVAMASIDDFDFDAAILFSDLLFPLDALGLPVRYDDGRPVVTRRLTADTIGELRDVDAAAAALAFQSEAVAALRRRLPGEKGLIGFVGAPWTLFVYAVEGTHAGSLVIAKSSRALYRRFAPIVVELLERAIGAQLAAGADLVMVFDTAAGELSPPAFRHLLLPDLRRLADRFPGRLGYYARGLHPAHLEHSMARPSTAWAGLGVDWRWNVPDVLASDADRGFIQGNFDPALLQLTGSDLRQAIDEFLEPFAQLEPEARAGWICGLGHGVLPGTPEESVKTFVQTVRRRLS, encoded by the coding sequence ATGAGCCATCCGTTCCTCGCCGCGCTGGAAGGCCGCGTGCAGGCCGTGCCGCCCATCTGGTGCATGCGGCAGGCCGGCCGCTACCAGCGCGCGTATCAGCAGTTCCGGCAGCAGCACTCCTTCGAGACGCTGTGCCGGGAGCCCGAGCTCGCGGCGCAGGTCGCGATGGCCTCGATCGACGACTTCGACTTCGACGCGGCCATTCTCTTCAGCGACCTGCTGTTCCCGCTCGACGCGCTCGGCCTCCCGGTGCGCTACGACGACGGCCGGCCGGTCGTCACCCGCCGGCTGACGGCCGACACGATCGGCGAGCTGCGCGACGTGGACGCGGCCGCCGCCGCGCTCGCGTTCCAGAGCGAGGCCGTGGCGGCGCTGCGGCGCCGGCTGCCGGGCGAGAAGGGGCTCATCGGGTTCGTCGGTGCGCCGTGGACGCTCTTCGTGTACGCGGTCGAGGGCACGCACGCCGGATCGCTCGTCATCGCGAAATCGTCGCGGGCGCTCTACCGGCGCTTCGCGCCGATCGTGGTGGAGCTGCTGGAGCGCGCGATCGGCGCCCAGCTCGCGGCGGGCGCCGACCTCGTGATGGTGTTCGACACGGCGGCCGGCGAGCTGTCGCCGCCGGCCTTCCGCCACCTGCTGCTTCCCGATCTGCGCCGGCTCGCGGATCGCTTTCCGGGCCGGCTCGGCTACTACGCGCGCGGCCTGCATCCAGCACACCTTGAGCACAGCATGGCGCGGCCGAGCACCGCGTGGGCAGGGCTCGGGGTCGACTGGCGTTGGAACGTGCCGGACGTGCTCGCCTCGGACGCCGACCGCGGCTTCATCCAGGGCAACTTCGATCCGGCCCTGTTGCAGCTCACCGGCAGCGACCTCCGGCAGGCGATCGACGAGTTCCTCGAGCCGTTCGCCCAGCTCGAGCCGGAGGCGCGCGCCGGGTGGATCTGCGGGCTCGGCCATGGCGTGCTGCCGGGCACGCCCGAAGAAAGCGTCAAGACCTTCGTTCAGACGGTCCGGAGGCGCCTGTCATGA
- the hemC gene encoding hydroxymethylbilane synthase, which produces MRLRLLSRSSALATLQTDFVERALRSRWPSLAIDRATRSSEGDRDRRLDLWATGTKGVFTADLSAALLAGDAEAVVHSWKDLPIDDRAETLVAATLERADPRDVLLVRREAAEARPETLRVLSSSPRRVAEITASGHGLLPWTMSAWESVPVRGNIATRLRKLVNGDGDALVMAKAALDRLLSAEAPAGTAADVRRLVDRCRWMVLPLQDFPTAAAQGAIAVEVAAHRADVLDVMRAVNHEPTWRAVLRERETLRAFGGGCHDAVGVTVLVRDYGEVMSVRASVPDRPPAHSWTLTRPPAPLPPPTTMDRVWPQPSEREFTRRRPIDAAGSLPEGGVWVTRAEALPARWMPAADQPVWAAGRRTWERLAARGIWVNGCAEGLGDAERPGIDQMVGHPVPWRRLTHAEAGDPEALVTYTADVQFPADLEARTHFYWTSGSAFLRALALHPSIAGGWHASGPGRTARVIHDALASPARASIWLDYTQWLRHVTP; this is translated from the coding sequence GTGCGCCTGAGGCTGCTCAGCCGATCGAGCGCGCTCGCGACACTCCAAACCGACTTCGTCGAGCGCGCGTTGCGATCGCGCTGGCCGTCGCTCGCGATCGACCGCGCGACGCGATCGTCGGAGGGCGACCGCGATCGCCGGCTCGATCTGTGGGCGACGGGCACCAAGGGCGTTTTCACCGCCGATCTGTCGGCCGCGCTCCTCGCCGGCGACGCCGAGGCCGTCGTCCACTCCTGGAAAGACCTGCCGATCGACGATCGCGCCGAGACGCTCGTGGCGGCGACGCTCGAACGCGCCGATCCGCGCGACGTGCTGCTCGTCCGGCGCGAGGCCGCCGAAGCGCGGCCCGAGACGCTGCGCGTGCTCTCGTCGTCGCCGCGGCGCGTCGCCGAGATCACCGCATCGGGCCACGGTCTGCTGCCGTGGACGATGTCGGCGTGGGAGAGCGTGCCGGTGCGCGGCAACATCGCGACGCGCCTTCGCAAGCTCGTGAACGGCGACGGCGACGCGCTGGTGATGGCGAAGGCGGCCCTCGACCGGCTGCTGTCGGCCGAGGCACCAGCCGGCACGGCCGCGGACGTCCGCCGCCTCGTCGATCGATGCCGCTGGATGGTGCTGCCGCTCCAGGACTTCCCGACGGCCGCCGCCCAAGGCGCCATCGCCGTGGAGGTCGCGGCGCATCGCGCCGACGTGCTCGACGTGATGCGCGCCGTGAACCACGAGCCGACGTGGCGGGCCGTCCTCCGCGAGCGCGAGACGCTGCGGGCGTTCGGCGGCGGCTGCCACGATGCGGTCGGCGTGACCGTGCTCGTGCGAGACTACGGAGAGGTGATGAGCGTACGGGCCAGCGTGCCGGACCGCCCGCCGGCGCACTCGTGGACGCTGACGCGCCCGCCGGCGCCGCTGCCGCCACCGACGACGATGGATCGGGTTTGGCCGCAGCCGTCGGAACGGGAGTTCACGCGACGCCGGCCGATCGACGCGGCCGGCAGTCTGCCGGAGGGCGGCGTGTGGGTCACGCGCGCCGAGGCGCTGCCGGCCCGCTGGATGCCGGCTGCCGACCAGCCGGTGTGGGCTGCCGGCCGCCGCACGTGGGAAAGGCTGGCCGCGCGCGGGATCTGGGTCAACGGCTGCGCCGAAGGGCTCGGCGACGCCGAACGCCCCGGCATCGATCAGATGGTCGGACATCCCGTACCGTGGCGACGCCTGACGCACGCCGAGGCCGGCGATCCGGAGGCGCTGGTCACCTACACCGCGGACGTCCAATTCCCGGCCGATCTCGAGGCCCGCACGCACTTCTACTGGACGAGCGGCAGCGCGTTTCTTCGGGCGCTCGCGCTCCATCCCTCGATTGCCGGCGGGTGGCACGCGAGCGGCCCGGGACGGACGGCGCGCGTGATTCACGACGCGCTGGCGTCGCCGGCAAGGGCAAGCATCTGGCTGGACTACACCCAATGGCTTCGTCACGTGACACCCTGA